The nucleotide window ttaccacattagcaatgtatagagtgtatttgtttaaagtagGACTAGTTTAAGGTTATCTTCATTGAGAAGTACAGTGCtcctccttcaaaaataaggacatttcagtgtgaccccaaacttttgaacgggtgtgtatatatgtatgatatatatatatatataattttttttttttttttctcctctttttcgctttataagacgcacccctgatttagaccactgaaaacaggacaaatatttcatgctaattaaacttccctggtggtctatagTCATGAAGGGGTCAAAGTCTATTGAAATGACAGTGCCGTgtacccacacatacacagctgctgcatgcacaaCACACAGTCAGATCTTCTACataatacacactcagctctatgtcatatacacccagcaacatcatacacacttggctctgctgtatcatgcccTGTCTCCtgaacaccgccccccccccccccccaatcttgcgttggacagttcctgacatgggcaaaggtggcagcagagagcactgtgtcagacagggaacaatacaccacttaagcagctgataagtactggaagtcttgagattttttctaaataagtaatttacaaaacatTATAACTTTCACAGCCGAGCTGATTTAAAAACAGTTttgtttctccagagtaccctttaAAGTTATCGGGTCTCTGTACATCTGACTGCTTGTGATGTGACATTTATATACGTGACTACACAGTTATGTGTTAATGATTACTATATATATTTCTTGCCTCTTATGTGTTACACGCTGTTCTTTTAGGATGGGGAAATAGATGCTGAAGAATTACAGAGATGTCTAACACAGGCTGGTATCCACGGGACCTATTCACGTAAGTTGAttatacctgtacagtatatactgtcccCATGTGACATGCGTCGTGGTTATCTGTTACTGCGGGTGCTCACCTCCCTGGGGTGCAGGTGTGATTTGTCTAGGGAAGCCTCgtcctatatatatagagcactTCTTGTAAGCCATACCAGCTTGTTCAAGGAATAATCTCCGGTTGCTGGTAATGAATGACTCTGACATGTAGATAACCCCTTACAGCACCTTCTCCAATCTATATCTGTGTCTCCTCTTTGTCAACATCTTTAGAAGGAACTGGTACAAAGGTAGAACAATTGAGTAGTAAGGCATGCTTATCTATTGCGCAAACATCCACCGAAATGTTATGAATGTAGATGtaactgtatagtgtgtgtgtatatgcctaTCTGTCTCAtggatctgtgtgtatgtatactcaGAGTGTGTGTGGTTAGCAGAATTGTAATGGGCAATtcttatctgtatactgtattaaaggaaacctgtcaccccaggtggagccccttatacttaccctttTCCTCGAAGTCACAGTGCCGGACCCCATCCCACCGTCGAGAAATTCCCGTCAGAAGCTGCGCGCGTGCTCACAAgaaatgagtccgatgcccatagagaatgactgctcagCGTCGGGACGGGGTCCGGGAGTGGGACTTCGAGTGAGGGGTATaagggcttcaccccggcagccgtgGTGACAGGTTACGTTTAACTGGGTGGTCTCAAATGCATCTTTTATTGTCCATCCACATGATAAGTAAAGAATGTAGCTGGGGGTCTGGCAATTGGGACCCCCCACAATCACTAAAATTGGGTCCTCTGTTCAAAAGAAGTGGTGGTTATGAATGCAGAATGCTGTTCCTTTCACTCACTGTGGGATGATGGTGACAGCCTAGTACAGTCACTGATGTCACACAGGGAAATGAAACTGTTGTCGTGATTGGTGGGCTTAAAGTGATACTTACATGTCCCGCTCCTCTTCAGCTGTTGGTTTCCAGGCCTACTGCTCTGCGCCGCTGTTAGCGTTTTGGCAACATCCGCCGATGTGACGTTCCTAGCAAAGAGCCGGTCAGCatagagtctaagggccctattccaccggacgattatcgttggcataatcgttaacaatctcaaacgaccgctattgcgaaagacctgaaaacgttcactcatttccatggaacgataatcgttacttaatcgttttttctttgctattgcgttcgtatctactgcaaatgaccgaacgacgtcttattcaatgcgaacgagcaacggaaaaaataggtccaggtcttataaagcgatcaacgatctctcgttcggtcgttaatcgttaactgcatttcaaccgaacgattatacgataatctgaacgataatcgtccggtggaatagggccctaagggtcctattacacagagcagtttTTAACAATAaaggatcgcaaacgagattgtttatcgctaacctgaaatcACTCACCATATTCCACAGATCGATGGTCGTTATTTACAATTGttgttatgatcgttattgcgatcgttattatgatcgtttgctccatctgatctcagcaaaacaatgaacaatgtgctattacactgaccgattagtgaacaaatacggaacttaagcgaacgattaacaagctattaatgatgattttaggttcagatctaaattaactatcaacgacacacgaacgtTTTTTCGATTGCCTGCAATTAGAACGATTGTCCTTATGAATTCGAACGATattacgatttttcgcacgataattgtcccgtgatTAGTGTTGGCTatgtggatgtgcagccatgtctgttttttctctGTATGGAATTACTTAGTACATAGAATTTATTTCCGATGTTGACACACTTTAGATGCTGTGGTCGATATCGTGTCTATCATATATATCTCAccctttttattatttctttctaTTTTAGCATTCAGTCTGGAGACCTGCCGGGTTATGATTGCCATGTTGGATGTATCCTTTGGAAAAAGCAGAATGTTACACATAATGTAGAGTGACACAGGAAAGGTTTTTTGCCTTCATCGGCTTCATTGCTCTCATAGTAATTTCATAGACCGGTTATTGGCAGCTGCTGTAAATGATAGGAATAGAATTCctgttagggcctgttcacactgagtaaaacagatgGAAATTCCAAACGCAACTGACGTCTGTTTTACTGTTTTATAAGTTTTATAGGGACAACTGAGTGGAGTCTTGTATTAAACCAGTTCATTTGCATTGCGCTGTCATGTTTTGCAGACCTCCGCTGCAGAATCTATAGTGACATTCAGTAACAAATGTATGGCTTTAGTTAGCAACCAAAGTAAACTTAAATCCTTGGTTTGTCAAGCATGTAAAATGAAGTATTAAGAATGAACAGCTTTGTTTTGTAGTCATCAGATTAGTCGTTTCATTCACTTGCAGCCTTCACCTTACTGTCATTGTAATGTGGGACAGTGCAGAGAGAGACctaaataactgcatccccttaCTTAGGGCCCTAATCGATTATCGGttgtacttggctgattaccggtTGATCCGCACAAAaatagtttggtgtaataggtcgtgttaaaaggcaacaatcacacaatgtctgctgatcattgtctttcaacatgttctgttAAAACGATAACGACAGTGACTGTCTGCTGCCCGCTGCTCTgcgtaataggagtggcggcagtagACCGCTGCTCTCTCCAGTGCGCCGCCATTACTGGGATTGTCCGGGCACCTCCCCTTGTACGGTGTgtttgcgtgtaatagcacatacagcaagcggggaacaaggggaaagcgagcactgacctttTATAGGTTGGCACTCGCTTCCTCCTATAGAtagtgctgtgtaatacggcccttactccCTTCTGGTGTCAATTGCAGGAGCAGATAGATATGtagatcacttaaagggaaccagtcagcgtGATTGTGATCATGCTATCggttcccatttaaaggggttattcgcaAAGGAGGGCTCAGCAAAGTGGTCGGTACCATAGACAACGATCTGTCAACACTGGGAGAGAGAACAAAATGTCAGGAGGAGAAGTtttctaaataaatgtatttgtaacAATATTTAACATGACAAATCATACacgtttacatacattactttacatGGAAATCCCCCTTTAGTATATTTAATAGTcatgtgattacagcagcctctgcCAGATAGTcatgtgattacagcagcctctgcCAGATAGTcatgtgattacagcagcctctgcCAGATAGTcatgtgattacagcagcctctgcCAGATAGTcatgtgattacagcagcctctgcCAGATAGTcatgtgattacagcagcctctgcCAGATAGTcatgtgattacagcagcctctgcCAGATAGTcatgtgattacagcagcctctgcCAGATAGTcatgtgattacagcagcctctgcCAGATAGTcatgtgattacagcagcctctgcCAGATAGTcatgtgattacagcagcctctgcCAGATAGTcatgtgattacagcagcctctgcCAGATAGTcatgtgattacagcagcctctgcCAGATAGTcatgtgattacagcagcctctgcCAGATAGTGTTGCTTTTAAATGGGGTGTGAACTACAATAGACGTGATCTTATTCCTTTACAAAAACCAAAACCAGATTGACCATACTGGCAAAATGGGGTTCAATGAATTCAAAGAGCTCTGGGGTGCGCTGAACGCCTGGAAACAAAACTTCTGTGCAGTTGATCAAGACAGAAGCGGAACTGTGGAGCCTCATGAGATGCACCAGGCTATTCTCTCTATGGGTAAGTGGCTGCAGgtgtaagggtgtgtttacactagttaagagtttcattgtgttaatgcAATGAAGGATGGCTGGATGGCAATTTAGTAATTTCTGCAATGAAATGATACATTACAGCAGTTAAAcaatgcattcacattgcatatTCTGTGCATTGCtgcaagtgtgaacacagcctaacatgACTCTTTATATTAAACATTGGCAGTGTAGTGTCTGGAACCTCttgcttttatttaaagggggtttccaggcaaACTTAACACTTACCCCTATGCATCACCCTGCAAGTAAAAACAAATACCAGCACACTTATATTATTATACTTAGTATATATAAGTGTTTCTGTGAAGAAGCTTCTTGTTCCTCTACCATCAGCCTCTCTCTAAAATCCAGATAAAGTGAAGCAGAACCTTGATTACAGTTTCAGTAActgttctgttttttatttttctttctaggGTACAGATTAAACCCAGCAACCCTGAATGCTATAGTGAAGCGTTACAGTAAGAACGGCAGGATATACTTTGATGACTATGTGGCATGCTGTGTTAAGCTCCGGGCTTTAACAGGTAATTGATTTACTTATTCATAAAACTCCTTTTaacatattaaagggaatgtctgaGTAAGAAATGATAATACATCATAAATATGCACCCGCTGTTAAGTAGATGTAGAGATAGAtactttgtatgtatgtatttgtgtgtgtatgtgtatgtttgattaaaaaaatattttttatatatatatatatatatatatatatatatatatataatatgtgtgtgtgtatattaaaaaaatattttttttgttgtacgCATTTGTGATATGATATCTGATATTAATTAAAACTCTCTAAAGTATATATATTTagagttttattattatttattattattccacTTGAATTTTAGGCTTCATCCTACTTTCTCTCCTCCCATGTAATGCTTTTAATTACAGGGTATAATTCAAAGCCCAAGTGTGGTGCATCTGATGATTAGTAATAGATCTATGAAAGAGGAGTATGAAATGTCCGTTATTGTAAATGTTGTCAATTATTGATAAAACTGCTCTCCTCTATGCAGTTGTTTCAGTAGCACATTGGTGCGCGGGCCTGCTGGTAGCAGACGCTTTCTGGTGTGATGTGATGTGAATGTGACCAGAACCGGTGTGGTACCGGTGACTGCATCCAGACCCAACATGGTTAATATAAATGCGTAACAAGGAATAAAATGAGgggtataaatgtgtgtgtgtgtgtgtgtgtgtaaaaaaaatatatatatatttttatatatataatatatatatttatatatatatataaattttttaatatatagcgGATTGACCCCAAACCCACATCACATTTAAAACTGAAGATGATGTGGTTTAATATTACAGGTCTTAAGAAAATGATAATATATCATTTTTCTACAGACCTACAATATTAAACTATATCTGCTCCAATTTTAAATAAGGAGATGTGAGTTTTGGGTCAAACGCCTAGGATTTTGATATGAACCAAGTAAAAAGAGTATAAAGAGTTCATGGTGGTCTCATAGATCGCAAGGGTCCCAGGTGACTACAGACAAACTCCAATCATCCCATTCCATCACTCTGCGTGAcaacttaagggccttttacacagggcgattatcatgCAGAAAATTGTCAAACCATTCGAATTTAACccataatcttttggtgtaaacgTGACAACGATCAAACTACAAATGAAAAATTGTTTGCATGCCGTTGACCACATCTTCACGTTTTATAGATACAAACCCAATTACGGATGTTCACCGAATATATATGCGAACGTGTTAACGATTTATCTTGTCTTAATGCCgaacatttaaaggaaaaaaaatcctcaCTTGTCGTTCACTAAACAAGGGATTATGCGACTTATCTGGTAAAGGACTCCATAGGCGGTGTAAAAAGTGCACTGAACAAAAATGTTCAAAGTGATCAAAAATCTTACAAATATTGAGTGAAAAACTTTCAAATAATTGGTTTTACatataaaaacacaataaaataacttttttccCTCTCATTACTATATATTGTACCCGATCTGCAAAATAAGTACAAGCAAGCTAGAaacttgtacagtatatacaccaatgGCAACCTCATGGAAAATTTGGAAACAATGGCAGGAGTGTGTTTACTTGCTGTTATCCAATCGCTGGCTGGATGCACTTACCGCTTATGAAGACATCTGTTTTTCAATAGAAACTTGCCTGAAAGGCATAAAAGAGGAGAGCTGCAGAATATAGTCATGTAATTTAGGAGATTGAATAATAAATGTTTCAGTGCAGGCACAAAACCTTTTCATATACATCTGTGTCAGTGCAGTAAAAGGACTCTCCTACACCAGATGAGCCCCCATAGTGAACCTGGAACCTGGATGTACAGATGGTAGAttacaaaaaattttatttaccTTTTATTTACAATGCAATTTTAGGCATCATGTACCTGAATAGTTCCAGAATTCTGTCCAGAGTAATTCTAGAATATTGTCACAgcggtcactttttttttttttttttttttttttaatccccccTCTGAAATGTTCTATATCCTACCTTTTCTGTACTCTGGCACTCCACTTCCTACTTCTGCCCATCTTCCACAATCTGGAAGGGAGCAGGAGCAGGCAGTGATCAGTAGTTGCCCAATGTTGCAACGACATTGGACATTGCGCCCCTCTCGTCTGTGAACGTATCAGCATGGACAGGCACATGGAGGAAGTggagcaccagagagcagaaaagataAGGCCGTTCCTGCTCtctagatatcccctttaaaggtaATCTGCCTGCTGCAATTCACCttccaaactgctggcactgttagatggctgttaggacaaggacttacctgatacctttcatatatcagtctgtgcttccagaactttGAAAACTGTTTTTTATTTCTATAGTTAGAAGAGGCAAAGAGACTTTCCTGAGCTCcagaagtgcagcaagctgtaacacctccttactcccccctcccatacctgatcctgcttgggactaagggtcctattacaccaccagattatctgacagatttttttttttttttagccaaagtcaggaacggactataaacagagaacaggtaataaaggaaagactgaggttcctcctcttttcaaatccattcctgactttggcttaaaaaaatctgtcagataatctgttggtgtaataggacccttagcttccaggtgtcaaccaAGCAGGaattggggggagagggggcattccAGCTTGTacctattcaggagcttggaaaaaccTCTTGGACTCCAAgcattttctacatcctggaagcacagctggatacaagaaaggtaccatgtgtctccttgacctaactgcATCTAATggggtcagcagtttggaacgggAATTATagctgattccctttaagtgatgtcATTGTATCGGAGCTGCCCTACGGCTGCAGGGGAGTCGGATATAGATGCATGTGGTGGTAAATTGGCACAGAATGTGTAAACTAAATAGACCATAGATAATTGTGTATGTAGACCGTGGTGTAGCTGTCAGGTTTGAGTATATTTTATTCTTTCTAATCTCAAATTTAGAATTTTGAGGACTGACTAAAACCGATATAACGTTCTTCTCCTTATTCACACAGATGTCTTCAGACGAAGAGACAGCATGCAGCAAGGAATAGTGAACTTCATGTATGATGATGTAAGTGTCCGTGCCCTGATAGAGCTTATGGATAAGGGGAATTTCTGATGGCACAACTGCGTTTAGTGCATTAGGTGTCTTGTGTGgaattatttaaaggggatatccaggataagaaaaagcacagctactttcttgtaaaaacggcaccacccctgtcctcaggttgtgtgtagtattacaattaagctctttgcagctcagttccactgaagtgaaaagcccacatccaaactgaggacaagatggGCATAGAAATAAGAATTCTCTTGTGTaagatagatataaaaaaaacaacaacatataaaCGCTTGTTGGGCATTATGCATGCTTCGGTTGACATATTaggggtacaaactcactggacggatcagcagtgagacccactgcctgccctgtacaccctatgggcagacaaactcgcagcaggatgcacatcccactgcgagtttgtccgcagcccgccccgttaaccccccgctggctggagagtatacatcacctggtccccgcttcggcttgcttcAGGACTCCTGGTGTCTttacgtcctgctcagccaatcggtggccGAGTGGGAACTGCCGGAAACCGCCGGAgctggaccaggtgatgtatactctCCAGCCGGCAGAGAGTTAAAGGGGCGGGCTGCCCCTTTTATGCTTCTCatgatctgtttttgtttttttgtttttttttttttgtccccccttcccttctccccTGTTAATCTTAATGGTATCTGTTCTTCTCTTGCACAGTTTTTGCAGAGCACCATGTCCATCTGAATCAAGAACATCAACCCAAAACCCAACATGTGAATTCTACTAGGAAGGAACCAAGTGTATCTATTGTATAATTCAGTAGCTCTGTTTTATCAATCAAACCAATTCCATATATATGACTGAAGTGCTGAAGTCTAATGCattaacttattttgtatttGTAAACTAGAACACAGGGATCGCTGTAATAAACCGTAACGTCAACCTTGCCGATCTGGTTTTCTTCCTGTAATGGGTCTAAAAGCCATGAATCTATTTTAAGCATATAAAGTGCCTGCTTGTAATACATTATTATGCAACCAGTGTAGTTATCATGTTAGACGGGGAATTGCCATGAGTCACATACCTCCTTTTctattaggggtgttttttttcttgtttttttttttttttttgcatgttagaGATTGATGCACAATCGTACATTGTAACAAATTtaggttttttgcaaaaaacattttttttttttttttttttgtgaataatgtTTTTGCCAAAATTAAAGTACATGTAAGTTGGGAAAACTGTTGCGAGAAGAAGAAAAGTGTTGCCCGCAGCAATCGGTCAGAGCTCATCTATCttggggttattcaggattagaaaacaaagctgatttcttccaaaaaaacagcgccacggCTGTCCacggttgtgtgtgatattacaacttggCCCCACTCCAATGGAACTGGGATGCAATACAACACACGAACTGagcacaggagtggtgctgtttctgcggGGGGAAAAAGCCGCTATGTGTATCTactcctagacaacccctttacctACTACAGAAAAAGTAAAAGTTGTACTGTGGGCAGGAAGACCTCTACAGGAGCCATTACTACTTCCTTAgtggtttttgattttttttatttatttttttttccttgtacaaTTCCACATTGCAGCAAAAGCAACAAAGtgtgaactagagatgagcgaatttacagttcaAACAGAGAaaattgctttgttagctcagcatgccgcttatcagccggctgcctgtTGAAGTCCGCGTTGCTGTGCCCtggttgcctggaaaagctggatccagtcctggcagaagtttcccaggactaaatccagcttttccaagcacttAGGGTGGAGCGGCATGGACTTCAGAAGCAGCTGGCTAATAatcagattgccgagctaacaaagcgctttgtttcattcctactgtaaattcgctcatctctactcagaacTGTTCTGAGGAGCGTTGATAAACCTTGTGGAAGCCATGTTGGTTGGTAACATGTAGGAGCACACAGTTTCCTGTATCTTATAGGGACTCCATACCGCTTCCTGTACACAACTTTGTAAACTtgccctttttaaaggggttatccagcactacaaaaacatgcccactttcccctactgttgtctccagtttgggtgcaggtttggaaactcagttccattgaagtaaatggagcttaattgcaaaccgcacctgaacgggagacaagagagggggaaaagtggccatggtttttgtagcgctggataacccctttaagaaaaccctTACGGACGGACATGTTCCTAACAtttgaaaagctttttttttttctttttttaatatatatttgccAAATAGGAGCGATTCTCAGTCTAGGCTTACGATGTAATCAGCCTTCTGCTTGTCTATACCGTTGCCATATTTCATTATATACTGTGAATCTTTTTGGGGTttgtttcacaatttttttttcttcttactggGTGCTCCTTTCATATTTTTAACCTCAGTTTCCTTTGCAAAAAAACGTACATACATTTGTACTTGTGCAATCAAATAcctgtatttttattattagttgTTCTTTTGTCTAACACCTTCATTTGTTATAAATAAAGCTAGTGAATTTCAAAAAAATCGTGTCTGTATTTTTATGTGtacaacttttttatttatttgtatcgctgtgtattttcaAGGTGTGAAGACCACGGCTATTTGGAGGGATTGGAGAGTAAGTAGACAACAGTGGGGGATTTTCTAATTCATGCGTATGTTTTTGTcctaatttttaaaggggtaccctggagaggaaaaaatgtttttaaaacaactggtatcagaaagttttacatAGATTGGTCCTATACTTCTATTTAACActgaagacttccagtacttatcagctgctgtatgtcctacaggaagtggtgtattttttccagcctgacagtgctctctgctgccacctctgtccatgtcaggaattgtccagagcagtagcaagtccacaaagaaaacctctcctgcgctggacagttcatgcaaaggacagaggtggcagtagattgcactgtgtcagactggaaagaatacaccacttcctgcaggacatacagcagcttataagcacTGGAATGTGTTTTAACAAGAAGTATGGTACATTATCTACTTCACTTTCTTAAGTTCCATAGTAAAAGCCATTTACTAATGTACACTCTCTGGGTGACACAACTCTGACATAATCATGCTCAGATGTTTATAGTCTTTATTAGAGACGAGCGAATTTAcataaaaaattaagaaaatcaCTTTGTTTCCTCGCAGTCTGCTTATATGCCACCTGCCTTTGATCTGCATGCCGCTCCATCCATGGCTGCATGGGAAAGCTGGATCAAGTCATGGGAAACTTctctgtttcccaggactggatccagcttttttttttcaggcccTCAGGGTGGAGCGCCtccaaaacggatcagtttttttaacggacacaaaaatgaggtcgactatgtttttgtgtacgttaaa belongs to Dendropsophus ebraccatus isolate aDenEbr1 chromosome 9, aDenEbr1.pat, whole genome shotgun sequence and includes:
- the GCA gene encoding grancalcin isoform X2, whose amino-acid sequence is MLRAGRPYGNMNPQMAMMAQTLHGGYYGQPQYPAGDPMWGYFTAVAGQDGEIDAEELQRCLTQAGIHGTYSPFSLETCRVMIAMLDIDHTGKMGFNEFKELWGALNAWKQNFCAVDQDRSGTVEPHEMHQAILSMGYRLNPATLNAIVKRYSKNGRIYFDDYVACCVKLRALTDVFRRRDSMQQGIVNFMYDDFLQSTMSI
- the GCA gene encoding grancalcin isoform X1: MAYPGYGAPYGNMNPQMAMMAQTLHGGYYGQPQYPAGDPMWGYFTAVAGQDGEIDAEELQRCLTQAGIHGTYSPFSLETCRVMIAMLDIDHTGKMGFNEFKELWGALNAWKQNFCAVDQDRSGTVEPHEMHQAILSMGYRLNPATLNAIVKRYSKNGRIYFDDYVACCVKLRALTDVFRRRDSMQQGIVNFMYDDFLQSTMSI